In a genomic window of Rhododendron vialii isolate Sample 1 chromosome 12a, ASM3025357v1:
- the LOC131309355 gene encoding putative disease resistance protein RGA3, whose amino-acid sequence MAEALLLLTAKGILKGLLSLATNQINNQINLAWGFKKDLEKLIERLEIIQALLLDVENRKITSHTMMTWLKKLKDAICHAENVLDELAYEGLRRKIEAHNRKRNKVRDLFTLSDPLSFRFKMANKVNDINELLDRICKAANDVGLKPAEQLNDAIVEPSEFRTTLPFIGDTQVVGRDGDVKVVVDMLLDSNVEGELPVIAFVGMAGLGKTTLAQVVYKEEKVLKNFSEERIWICVSDDFKVGRLLNEMVQSLPGDKCETPNIEAIMRMLRQKLNGKKYLLVLDDVWNTKPDLWENLRNSLVEIGGSKESKILVTTRSMEVVEAMRTFPSCTHPLTPLSKADCWTMFKKIAFSNRGPSETRTLVDIGRRLVEKCKGVPLAIKSLGGLLYSKQDEQEWESIEKSEIWSSLENENEILPILRLSFDHLPSPSLKRSFALCSIFLKDQVIIKDYLIQLWMGLGYLQPSSRGKVEMEELGNQYFNILLRNSLFQEEKYDEYNNITSCKMHDLVHDLALYVSQGNCLTLEASEVKNNPDVEHLSLFLGEEIRLDILEENLEKLRTLFLTGDLPENTKKIQCIRALRLTGSKFPSSICKFIHLRFLDISRSSIRKVPNFITKLYNLETLNLPRSIEELPKNIHNLVSLRHLYLENNYETRKLMPMKIGELTSLQTLPFFVVGEKSGHRIEELGNLSKLKGSLEVWDLQYVKDKEEAEKAKMSEKYELQELTLYWDGDLRNSHDNHEEDVLEGLKPHRNVKGLKLMKFGGRRLPSWMSKDARSLQYLVKIELNDCRLCEHVPALGHLPHLATVKMCYLRNLKRIGAEFYGPDEGIFDSCCSSGAATTRVFPALREFHLFDMPQLEEWSDVSSLPAFAMNMLEFFPRLEELYITTCPKLITIPAFNGWTSLQHLYIRHCPELLSLPKELLQPTLEDIGLNGCPKLTTPNPDALRSLTSIKNLEAVDCSILRTCWEEGLVCTTSLRSLHIGRFREESTYFPWPSKSAATPWCHFPSLEILSLFDDGSEDCFESLPDQLEHLPSLTSLELRFFYGLKSLPDWFGNLSSLERFRIADCPDLSERCKEGGNDWHKITHIPSIIIDSWYRDL is encoded by the exons ATGGCCGAGGCTTTGCTCCTCCTTACAGCCAAGGGAATCCTGAAAGGGTTGCTTTCCCTAGCAACCAATCAGATTAATAATCAGATTAACCTGGCATGGGGTTTCAAGAAAGACCTTGAAAAACTCATCGAAAGGCTAGAAATCATTCAGGCTTTGTTACTTGATGTTGAGAACCGGAAAATAACATCACATACTATGATGACTTGGCTAAAGAAACTCAAGGATGCAATATGCCATGCTGAGAATGTGCTGGATGAATTGGCCTATGAAGGTCTTCGAAGAAAGATAGAGGCACATAACCGGAAGAGGAACAAGGTGCGTGATTTGTTCACCCTCTCTGATCCATTGTCGTTTCGTTTCAAGATGGCTAATAAGGTCAATGACATCAATGAATTGTTAGACAGAATTTGTAAAGCAGCAAATGATGTCGGTCTTAAACCAGCTGAGCAACTCAATGATGCTATTGTTGAACCTAGCGAATTCAGGACGACTTTACCTTTTATAGGCGATACACAAGTTGTGGGGAGGGACGGTGATGTTAAGGTAGTGGTTGATATGTTACTTGACTCTAACGTGGAAGGTGAGTTACCTGTCATTGCCTTTGTAGGAATGGCTGGGCTAGGAAAGACAACTCTTGCTCAGGTAGTTTACAAGGAAGAAAAAGTCTTGAAGAACTTCAGTGAGGAGAGAATTTGGATTTGTGTGTCTGATGATTTCAAGGTAGGAAGGTTATTGAATGAGATGGTGCAATCTCTTCCTGGAGATAAGTGTGAGACACCCAACATTGAAGCGATAATGAGAATGCTTAGACAAAAATTGAATGGGAAAAAATACTTGCTTGTATTAGATGACGTGTGGAACACAAAGCCAGATTTATGGGAAAACCTCAGAAATTCTTTGGTAGAAATAGGCGGCTCTAAGGAAAGCAAAATTTTAGTTACTACCCGTAGTATGGAAGTCGTAGAAGCAATGCGAACATTCCCGTCATGCACCCATCCGCTGACACCACTATCTAAAGCTGATTGTTGGACAATGTTTAAGAAAATAGCATTTTCCAATAGAGGACCAAGCGAAACTCGAACTTTAGTGGATATTGGTCGAAGATTGGTAGAAAAGTGTAAGGGTGTGCCATTAGCGATAAAGTCATTAGGAGGTTTACTGTACTCGAAGCAAGATGAACAAGAATGGGAGTCCATCGAGAAGAGTGAAATATGGAGTTCGCtcgaaaatgaaaatgaaattctACCAATATTGAGGCTTAGTTTTGACCATTTGCCATCACCATCTTTGAAACGATCGTTTGCattatgttctatttttttgaaggACCAAGTCATTATCAAGGATTACTTGATTCAACTTTGGATGGGTCTAGGATATCTCCAACCTTCTTCACGAGGTAAGGTGGAAATGGAAGAATTAGGCAATCagtattttaatattttattgcGCAATTCATTATTCCAGGAAGAGAAATATGATGAGTACAACAATATCACGAGTTGCAAGATGCATGATCTTGTACATGATCTTGCACTTTATGTCTCACAGGGTAATTGTTTGACTTTGGAAGCTAGTGAGGTGAAGAATAATCCCGATGTTGAACATTTGTCGTTGTTTCTTGGGGAAGAAATACGGTTAGATATTTTAGAAGAAAATCTTGAAAAATTGAGGACACTGTTTTTAACGGGAGATCTCCCTGagaacaccaaaaaaattcaatgtatTCGTGCCCTGCGGTTAACTGGCTCCAAGTTTCCGAGTTCAATATGCAAGTTCATACATTTAAGGTTTCTTGACATCTCTAGATCTTCTATTAGGAAAGTCCCAAATTTTATCACCAAGCTCTACAATTTGGAAACACTGAATCTACCAAGGTCTATTGAAGAGCTTCCAAAAAATATCCACAACTTGGTTAGCTTGAGACATTTGTATCTTGAAAATAATTATGAAACTAGAAAATTGATGCCAATGAAGATAGGGGAGTTGACATCTTTGCAAACATTACCATTCTTTGTTGTGGGCGAGAAAAGTGGCCACAGAATTGAAGAATTGGGTAACTTAAGCAAGCTAAAAGGTAGTTTAGAGGTTTGGGATCTACAATACGTgaaagacaaggaagaagcagagaagGCTAAAATGTCAGAAAAATATGAACTTCAAGAGTTGACATTGTATTGGGATGGAGACCTTAGAAACTCCCACGATAACCATGAGGAGGATGTGTTGGAGGGACTCAAACCTCACCGGAATGTTAAGGGATTAAAACTAATGAAGTTTGGAGGAAGAAGATTGCCATCGTGGATGAGTAAAGATGCCCGCTCGCTTCAATATTTGGTGAAGATTGAATTAAATGACTGCAGGTTATGTGAGCATGTCCCTGCACTTGGACACCTTCCGCATCTTGCAACAGTCAAAATGTGTTATTTGCGTAATTTGAAGCGTATTGGTGCCGAATTTTATGGACCAGATGAAGGCATTTTTGATAGTTGCTGTAGTAGTGGGGCAGCGACAACAAGAGTATTTCCAGCATTGAGGGAATTCCATCTTTTTGATATGCCTCAGCTAGAAGAATGGTCAGATGTATCATCATTGCCTGCTTTTGCCATGAATATGTTGGAGTTCTTTCCCCGTCTTGAAGAGTTATACATCACGACATGCCCCAAGTTGATAACCATCCCAG CATTCAACGGATGGACGTCCCTTCAACATCTTTATATTCGACACTGCCCCGAGCTTTTAAGTTTGCCAAAGGAGTTGCTACAACCAACCCTTGAAGATATAGGCCTGAATGGCTGTCCAAAGTTAACTACGCCAAATCCAGATGCATTACGCAGCCTCACATCCATCAAGAATCTGGAAGCTGTAGATTGTTCGATATTGCGGACTTGTTGGGAGGAGGGGCTGGTTTGCACCACCAGCCTTCGAAGTTTGCATATAGGTAGATTCAGAGAGGAGTCAACATATTTCCCTTGGCCCTCCAAAAGTGCCGCAACACCGTGGTGCCATTTCCCCTCTCTGGAGATTCTGTCCTTATTCGATGATGGATCGGAAGATTGTTTCGAGTCTCTGCCTGATCAACTTGAGCACCTTCCTTCCTTGACAAGTTTGGAACTTCGGTTTTTCTACGGTTTGAAATCTCTGCCGGATTGGTTCGGTAACCTTTCATCTCTTGAACGCTTCAGAATAGCTGATTGTCCTGATCTATCTGAAAGATGCAAAGAGGGAGGCAATGATTGGCACAAGATTACTCATATTCCATCCATTATCATAG ATTCATGGTACCGAGACTTGTGA
- the LOC131309356 gene encoding putative disease resistance RPP13-like protein 1, translated as MRTSPSCTHQLTTLLEADCWTMFRKRAFSNREPRETPTLLDIGRRMVEKCKGVPLAINSLGGLLYSKQDEQEWEFIEKSEIWSSLENENGILPILRLSFDHLPSPSLKQSFAYCSIFSKDEVIIKDELIQRWMGLGYLQPSSRCKVEMEELGNEYFNTLLRNSLFQEVEYDEYNNITSCKMHDLKSGHRIEELGNLTKLRGRLVVRDLQNVKDKEEAEKAKMFQKSKLQELTLYWDGDLRNSNDNHEDVLEGLKPHRKVKGLILCYFGGRRLASWMSTTDALLLLNLVKIELKDFRLCEQVPVLGHLPHLATVKMVRLHNLKRIGPEFYGPDEGIIDNCSTSGAAARVFPALREFQLFDMPQLEEWSDVSSLPVVGTRMLEFFPLLQKLDISKCPKLITIPGDLLCI; from the exons ATGCGAACATCCCCGTCATGCACCCATCAGTTGACGACACTTTTAGAAGCTGATTGTTGGACAATGTTTAGGAAAAGAGCATTTTCCAATAGAGAACCAAGAGAAACTCCAACTTTATTGGATATTGGTCGAAGAATGGTAGAAAAGTGTAAGGGTGTACCATTAGCGATAAACTCATTAGGAGGTCTACTGTACTCGAAGCAGGATGAACAAGAATGGGAGTTCATCGAGAAGAGTGAAATATGGAGTTCACTCGAAAATGAAAATGGTATTCTACCAATATTGAGGCTTAGTTTCGACCATTTACCGTCACCATCTTTGAAACAATCTTTTGCATACTGTTCTATTTTTTCAAAGGATGAAGTCATTATCAAGGATGAGTTGATTCAACGTTGGATGGGTCTAGGATATCTTCAACCTTCTTCAAGATGTAAGGTGGAAATGGAAGAGTTAGGCAATGAGTATTTTAATACTTTATTGCGCAATTCGTTATTCCAGGAAGTGGAATATGACGAGTACAACAATATCACAAGTTGCAAGATGCATGATCTT AAGAGTGGCCATAGAATCGAAGAGTTGGGTAACTTAACCAAGCTAAGAGGTAGGTTGGTGGTTCGGGATCTACAAAATGTgaaagacaaggaagaagcagagaagGCTAAAATGTTTCAAAAATCTAAACTTCAAGAGTTGACATTGTACTGGGATGGAGACCTTAGAAACTCCAACGATAACCATGAGGATGTGTTGGAGGGACTCAAACCTCACCGGAAGGTTAAGGGATTAATACTTTgttattttggaggaagaagatTGGCTTCATGGATGAGTACTACAGATGCCCTTTTGCTTCTAAATTTGGTGAAGATTGAATTGAAGGACTTCAGATTATGTGAGCAAGTCCCTGTGCTTGGACACCTTCCGCATCTTGCGACGGTCAAAATGGTTCGTTTGCATAACTTGAAGCGTATTGGTCCTGAGTTTTATGGACCAGATGAAGGCATTATTGATAATTGCAGTACTAGTGGGGCAGCAGCAAGAGTATTTCCAGCATTGAGGGAATTCCAACTTTTTGATATGCCTCAGCTAGAAGAATGGTCAGACGTATCATCATTACCTGTTGTTGGCACGAGAATGCTAGAGTTCTTCCCCCTTCTTCAGAAGTTAGATATCTCAAAGTGCCCCAAGTTGATAACCATCCCAGGGGATTTGTTATGCATTTAG